A part of Methanohalobium evestigatum Z-7303 genomic DNA contains:
- a CDS encoding DNA double-strand break repair nuclease NurA produces the protein MTLEPVHIKEISQLASNIDVSLEDKDESEITTDIFSYLQELKYKGNIVLKSMEKLYRGKVNVEYIAQSSDPFDITYACDSGSTNPIPFDSGFFVDFCHCALASTPTNLDLHMKRTIVAATYNPSETVTIKTTQGWKEFDDGSGRKKIIRIQPGLLNKRIGRMVHDIALYLAESEHINWMLDGLDDNGVLIMDGPVYPKRLMYWLVVESEDIQIQYDPHTKTILQNYIDIMDEHIKKQKPLMGFVKNPEDIQVMQAMKQNGMRGIPWTMDAQFFKNLLSLKNDDADENKYITYTNWFIQPNKFYERMLNTTSPLVEDTLEHKYPADDYSLTFFMVYVPWMDVIFKIESPYGLTKNENIRDMVKRKVLYDISINGIPKALSKADSIAKIRKSEREYIKQQFNTGIDTSYNDIRWSETDV, from the coding sequence ATGACCTTAGAACCAGTTCATATAAAAGAGATATCCCAGCTTGCATCTAATATTGATGTGTCTTTAGAAGATAAAGATGAATCCGAAATAACAACCGATATTTTTAGTTATCTTCAGGAATTAAAATATAAAGGCAATATAGTACTCAAATCAATGGAAAAACTGTACCGTGGTAAAGTCAATGTAGAGTACATAGCTCAATCCAGTGACCCTTTTGATATAACCTATGCATGTGACAGCGGCAGTACTAATCCAATTCCATTTGATAGCGGATTTTTTGTAGATTTCTGTCATTGTGCACTGGCATCTACACCTACTAATCTGGATTTACATATGAAACGTACAATTGTAGCAGCTACCTATAATCCCAGTGAAACTGTAACCATAAAAACTACTCAGGGGTGGAAGGAATTTGATGATGGTTCAGGGCGTAAAAAAATCATACGTATCCAGCCGGGGCTTTTGAACAAAAGAATTGGTCGTATGGTACATGATATAGCACTCTATCTGGCGGAATCTGAACATATAAACTGGATGCTTGATGGGCTGGATGATAATGGTGTATTAATAATGGATGGTCCAGTGTATCCAAAACGACTTATGTACTGGTTGGTAGTGGAATCCGAAGATATCCAGATTCAATATGATCCGCATACAAAGACCATACTTCAAAATTATATTGACATAATGGATGAGCATATAAAAAAACAGAAACCTCTGATGGGATTTGTTAAAAATCCAGAGGACATTCAGGTTATGCAGGCGATGAAACAAAACGGTATGAGGGGTATTCCCTGGACGATGGATGCCCAGTTTTTCAAAAATCTTCTCTCATTAAAAAATGATGATGCAGATGAAAATAAATATATTACCTATACCAACTGGTTCATTCAACCCAACAAATTCTACGAGCGAATGCTTAACACAACATCTCCTTTGGTAGAAGATACACTTGAACATAAATATCCTGCAGATGATTATTCATTGACCTTTTTTATGGTATATGTGCCATGGATGGATGTCATCTTCAAAATTGAATCACCGTATGGACTTACCAAAAATGAAAATATAAGAGACATGGTAAAACGAAAAGTCCTATATGACATTTCTATAAACGGGATACCCAAAGCATTATCCAAGGCTGATTCAATAGCA
- a CDS encoding sodium:solute symporter family protein, with product MESYQIFLIMLAVYLAALVSIGWYFTKRQKSITDFWLAGRNIGSIGVGFSAAASWLTAGALLSVIGLYLLNGMGSIWGFVVPNILALLIIAILVSRIKHLPAITQPELLEQRYSSAIRAPVATIITIVMILFAVADIKGFALVLEVFFGLSPIYAAAIVAIAVSIYVTLGGLSAVVWTDVLQFTFLSLFVISMAIVTVGAASSGAFEASSAMTVSDVFGNVNSSWWNPFSVGIPFALIFLIAIIPGWITEQDPWQRVWAAKDRKSARFGMTLGAFLITVVFAACAVIALGLNSLYPGIAEAGFPAGMARAETALLQFINSSFSTFVVGLSAIGLAAAAMSCTDTFATSGASCVSRDIYQRFIKPDATMKQMRVINRISVLFIVASATIISFYITSILDAIHIATYIASASYFFPLMGGIYWKRATKEGAIAGLIVGAIAQITLTVIDLANTGSMAQPYLQTIHPILRSHGVIVGMLLSAVAFFGVSFATQKSSNINLAPFFKESAKELSTYYSKEIDESDPGYNKFLNRIEEKVVGERGHLHLNIETSATINWGKFVNQLKSSYPAWVTSTGYDSVYRLTHADMLQCISITRGNTENEIWFASEPEVEYIDTQRKELYVAYNEVADALHRMGITAK from the coding sequence ATGGAAAGCTATCAAATATTTTTAATTATGCTTGCTGTTTATCTGGCAGCACTTGTATCGATTGGATGGTATTTTACAAAAAGACAAAAATCCATAACGGATTTCTGGCTTGCGGGCAGAAACATAGGATCAATAGGAGTAGGATTTTCTGCTGCTGCATCATGGCTTACAGCCGGAGCTTTACTTTCTGTTATAGGACTTTATCTGTTAAATGGTATGGGTTCGATATGGGGATTTGTTGTACCCAATATTCTTGCTCTTTTAATAATTGCAATCCTTGTCAGCAGAATCAAACATCTTCCCGCCATCACCCAACCGGAACTGCTTGAACAACGATACAGCAGTGCTATACGTGCCCCTGTGGCTACTATTATTACAATTGTAATGATTCTTTTTGCAGTTGCTGACATCAAAGGGTTTGCCCTTGTTCTGGAAGTTTTCTTTGGTTTGAGCCCTATTTATGCAGCTGCCATTGTCGCAATTGCTGTATCAATATATGTCACCCTCGGAGGGCTTTCTGCTGTTGTATGGACAGATGTCCTTCAATTTACATTTCTATCACTATTTGTTATATCCATGGCTATTGTCACCGTCGGAGCTGCCAGTTCAGGTGCATTTGAAGCATCTTCTGCAATGACAGTATCAGACGTCTTTGGCAATGTTAATTCATCCTGGTGGAATCCTTTCTCTGTGGGTATACCATTTGCACTTATATTCTTGATTGCAATAATTCCCGGATGGATTACCGAACAGGATCCATGGCAGAGAGTCTGGGCTGCAAAAGATAGGAAATCAGCAAGGTTTGGAATGACTCTTGGAGCTTTCCTTATTACTGTTGTATTTGCTGCCTGTGCTGTTATCGCACTGGGACTGAATTCACTCTATCCAGGCATTGCTGAAGCCGGGTTTCCTGCAGGAATGGCAAGAGCAGAAACCGCACTTTTGCAATTTATAAACAGTTCGTTTTCAACATTTGTAGTTGGACTCAGTGCAATAGGGCTTGCAGCCGCTGCCATGTCATGTACCGATACCTTTGCAACCTCTGGGGCTTCCTGTGTATCCCGCGATATTTACCAGAGATTTATAAAACCCGATGCAACAATGAAACAGATGCGTGTTATTAACAGAATAAGTGTACTGTTTATTGTTGCATCTGCAACAATAATATCGTTTTATATTACAAGTATCCTTGATGCTATACATATTGCAACATATATCGCAAGTGCATCCTATTTCTTCCCGTTAATGGGAGGAATTTACTGGAAAAGAGCAACCAAAGAAGGTGCTATTGCAGGTCTCATTGTGGGAGCTATCGCCCAGATTACACTCACTGTGATAGACCTTGCAAACACTGGTTCTATGGCTCAGCCGTATCTTCAAACCATACATCCGATTCTTAGAAGCCATGGTGTAATCGTTGGTATGCTTCTTAGTGCCGTTGCGTTCTTTGGAGTTTCGTTTGCAACCCAAAAATCCAGCAACATAAATCTTGCACCATTTTTCAAAGAATCCGCAAAAGAGCTTTCAACCTACTATTCAAAAGAAATAGATGAATCAGACCCTGGATACAATAAATTCCTTAACAGAATCGAAGAAAAAGTTGTTGGAGAAAGGGGACACCTTCATCTGAACATAGAAACTTCAGCAACCATAAACTGGGGTAAATTCGTCAATCAGTTGAAATCCTCCTACCCTGCATGGGTCACGTCCACTGGTTATGATTCAGTATATCGCCTGACTCATGCTGATATGCTACAGTGTATATCCATAACCAGAGGAAACACCGAAAATGAAATCTGGTTTGCATCTGAACCTGAAGTTGAATACATTGACACCCAGAGAAAAGAACTTTATGTTGCCTACAATGAAGTTGCTGATGCACTTCACAGAATGGGAATAACTGCCAAATAA
- a CDS encoding DUF5803 family protein, which yields MNYKTALLLVSVLIPTLFASGCIDQIVPMNETNDEPDTSKYELEVFLDKTENDTFVNTTTFYLSTNQSVEAVHMVKNSKELDIVPIEELGGVDKNIISDVVVIAENANNTHATIKNFERLSDRKDPLNINHTVTDNVVGGQKHIYIRFNESITGFVAYTMDIPSKQDFTYNPTSPSIIRFVIPEGYSTGNPVIGRPRPSPDDKYYDDKGRLNLIWYNFEGDPASIFDRVRNFAGSDDSEEPQFSQDSINVKFYPENAPLMLSVGSMGLSLGALAVVLYYRNERKKLKKEHEWLNELENEKKR from the coding sequence ATGAATTACAAAACAGCACTACTTCTGGTTTCGGTACTGATTCCAACCCTATTTGCATCGGGATGTATAGACCAGATAGTACCGATGAATGAAACAAATGATGAACCTGACACTTCAAAATATGAACTGGAAGTGTTTTTGGATAAAACTGAGAATGATACATTTGTAAACACCACCACATTTTACCTTTCAACAAACCAGAGTGTAGAAGCTGTTCACATGGTCAAAAATTCAAAGGAACTGGATATTGTTCCGATAGAAGAACTGGGCGGAGTGGACAAAAATATCATCTCAGATGTTGTGGTTATAGCCGAAAATGCCAATAATACACATGCTACTATAAAAAATTTTGAAAGGCTTTCTGACAGAAAAGACCCTTTAAACATAAACCACACGGTTACCGATAATGTTGTAGGCGGACAAAAACATATCTACATCAGATTCAATGAGTCTATAACAGGGTTTGTAGCATACACAATGGATATACCCAGCAAACAGGATTTTACATATAACCCTACCTCACCATCTATCATCCGGTTTGTGATACCCGAAGGATATTCAACCGGTAATCCAGTAATAGGAAGACCAAGACCATCTCCTGATGACAAATATTATGATGATAAAGGCAGACTCAACCTTATATGGTACAATTTTGAAGGCGACCCAGCTTCAATATTTGACCGTGTAAGGAATTTTGCAGGTTCTGATGATTCAGAAGAACCGCAGTTTTCACAGGATTCTATAAATGTAAAATTCTATCCAGAAAATGCCCCATTAATGCTTTCAGTAGGATCAATGGGACTTAGTCTGGGAGCTCTGGCTGTTGTACTATATTACCGCAATGAAAGAAAGAAGCTTAAAAAAGAGCATGAATGGCTAAATGAATTAGAAAATGAAAAGAAGCGTTGA
- a CDS encoding RNA-guided endonuclease InsQ/TnpB family protein, with protein MYLTLKVKLNPDREQRAKLLTTMQKFNEACNYVSETAWHNKKFGKTGIQKLTYYDIRQEFSLSAQLTVRAIGKVAESYSNDRKTMHKFNRRGAVVYDQRVLSFKENDTVSILTLDGREKISISYSDFRPLDKNRIRGQTDLIYEDGNFYLMLVMEVGENEVEYNDDVMGVDLGVVNIATTSDNEVYKGTKADEIRERYTSLKSRLQSKGTWSAKKHLKKLSKKERRFKRDLNHRVAKQLVKRAKDTSRAIALENLNGFRPEATVTKAQRDRLGKWAFSELTDFILYKSKLEGIPVVIINPMYTSQQCSECGYIDKNNRQKQSNFKCKKCGHKDNADYNASKNIAHRGAVSLPNVLRLASIS; from the coding sequence AACCATGCAAAAGTTCAACGAGGCCTGCAACTATGTTTCTGAGACTGCATGGCACAACAAGAAATTTGGTAAAACCGGGATTCAGAAATTGACTTATTATGACATCAGGCAGGAATTCAGTCTGTCTGCCCAATTGACTGTCAGGGCAATCGGTAAAGTAGCTGAAAGCTACAGCAACGACAGAAAAACCATGCACAAATTCAATAGAAGAGGTGCAGTGGTCTACGACCAGAGAGTTCTGTCGTTCAAAGAAAACGATACTGTGTCCATACTTACTCTGGACGGTCGTGAGAAGATTAGTATTTCTTACAGTGATTTTCGACCTCTGGATAAAAACAGAATCAGAGGTCAAACAGATCTGATTTATGAAGACGGTAATTTTTACTTGATGCTTGTGATGGAAGTAGGTGAAAACGAGGTTGAATATAATGATGATGTCATGGGAGTAGACCTTGGTGTTGTTAATATAGCAACCACTTCTGATAACGAAGTTTACAAAGGTACTAAAGCCGATGAGATACGAGAACGATATACCAGTCTGAAATCAAGATTACAATCTAAAGGCACTTGGTCAGCCAAGAAGCACCTCAAGAAATTATCCAAAAAGGAACGCCGGTTCAAACGCGATCTGAACCACCGGGTTGCTAAACAGCTGGTCAAACGCGCTAAAGACACTTCCCGGGCTATTGCACTGGAAAACCTCAACGGTTTTCGTCCGGAGGCTACGGTTACTAAAGCGCAGAGAGACAGATTGGGTAAATGGGCGTTCTCTGAATTGACCGATTTCATATTATACAAATCAAAACTTGAAGGAATACCTGTTGTGATAATCAACCCGATGTATACCTCTCAGCAGTGTTCTGAGTGCGGGTACATCGATAAAAATAACCGTCAGAAACAGTCTAACTTCAAGTGTAAGAAATGCGGTCATAAAGACAACGCCGACTACAATGCTTCGAAGAACATTGCACACAGGGGAGCCGTCAGCCTTCCTAATGTCCTCCGCTTAGCTTCTATTAGTTAA